A window of Elephas maximus indicus isolate mEleMax1 chromosome X, mEleMax1 primary haplotype, whole genome shotgun sequence genomic DNA:
CTGCGAGCTCCTGGGGACCCCGAGGGCCCGCGAGAGCCGTTCCTCGCTGGGCAACAGCCAGGGTCCCGGGGAGCTGGGAGACTGGTCGTCGGGGTCTTCCGTGTGGCGCTCAGAAGGAGAAACCGCTGCAACGCTGACCGCCGCCTCTGAGCTAGGCTCTGGGAGGCCCTGGGTCCTGGCCGTCGTCCGGGACCCAGGGTGCTGAAGTGGGGAAGCGCTGGCGCTGCAAGACCTCCTTACTTCCAGTTCCCTAGGATCCAGGCTGCGATCTAGGAATGGCAGGACTGCGGGTTAGACTGGGCGGTGGGGTGGGAGGCGGGGGGGGGACCTTGGCTGAGGGCCACCAGATACTCCAAGGGCTGCCGGAGACAGAGATTCCCGCCCTGAGAGAAACCTCCCTAAAGGTTGGGACACCTTCTTTACTGAGACCTTTTCCCTCCTGGATCCAGGACACCCTCCTCAGGAATCATTTCCCACAACCCTCAAAGGAAATCAAACCCCAACCTTGACCTCGGAAACCCGAACCCCTTCCCTGTACGACTCCTGACCCTTTCTTCGCTCAGGCCTCCTTCGAGTCTCATCGCTCCTTTTCCTTATCAACTTCTCATCTTTTGGAACCAGACTCCCCTACCCTCTAGGACCCTATTCCCTCCCTGCTGAGACCACTATGCTTTGCCCTTCTCGATCTTTCCCTCTGAACACGCGTTTACCCCAGgccccttccctcctttcccctcccagTACCTCGAAAACTCCTCCCTGAAAAGCACAATTACTCCCATACTGGGACCCTGCCGCCCCGCCCCGGTTTTGAAAATACAACGACCTCTCCCAGCAGGCACCGACTGCTGACCCTCGCCACTGAGACCGCCAACCACTCCCCCACCCAGGACTCCAGTTCCTCCACTCTGCGACCCTCTTCTCCACACAGATCCTTGACCCTCCTCCACTGGGACACCCCCCACCTCTTTTCTGGGGCCCTCTCAACCCCTCAGGCTTGCCGGGGTGGGTCTCAAAAGGCCTGCGGAGCACAAGACGTAGGCGGGGGCCACCAGAGCGGATCCGCTCTGCGACCTGGGCCTGCGTGAGGCCGTGCGTGGACTCCCCGTTGATGTGGAGCACGAGGTCGCCGGCCTGCAAGGGCATGAGTCAAGGGGTGTTATAGGAAGG
This region includes:
- the MAGIX gene encoding PDZ domain-containing protein MAGIX isoform X2, translated to MEARAGGAADRRGSRGGRGLPLSVGPSARQLLAPLDARPLATRATADVAALVRRAGATLRLRHKEGVSRLDSADIEVTDSCLPQAPVVRHQCQAGDLVLHINGESTHGLTQAQVAERIRSGGPRLRLVLRRPFETHPGKPEGLRGPQKRVLPFLDRSLDPRELEVRRSCSASASPLQHPGSRTTARTQGLPEPSSEAAVSVAAVSPSERHTEDPDDQSPSSPGPWLLPSEERLSRALGVPRSSQLALETAAARQTH